The Benincasa hispida cultivar B227 chromosome 9, ASM972705v1, whole genome shotgun sequence genome has a segment encoding these proteins:
- the LOC120086108 gene encoding uncharacterized protein LOC120086108 isoform X2 — protein MEDAEAIEKLAKSEDGKFLKGRRIYTLKIPKVDGGGTLSVRINWSQRIPYFDDLFCLSVPFHFPAYLVPPGKKVKNSQKILLHINSGISSEVVCKHTSHPMKILRREVGNLSFSNEAEVSAWSNMDFDLSYSISPSDLFGGVLLQSPSLHDFDQREMFCLYIFPGQNHNRQVFRKVVFIIDISGSMKDGPIESTKRAVLASLSKLNPEDAFNIIGFNGDTKLFSLSMEQATKEAITRATEWIDANLVTNGGTNILLPVEQAIKMLAETGNSIPLIFLITDGSVANEREICNLVKASLKKGNTISPRLCTFGIGTFCNHYFLQMLSEIGRGIYDAAYDVDLIDSRFQTLFTKASSLFLANITVDAFKHLDSFELFPTQIPDLAFGSPLIISGRYNGSFPDSFKVSGTSADMSNSTIHLKAQRAKELLLDRVLARRQIDVVTSHAWLLESKDLQDKVAKMSKQTGFPSEYTRLILMLATEGKKAPLSIISQEMRKRFDLSKSNKVEWKGQKIILLGNQGVGFGNLAATAENIQPGKEIKPSQATDLLVKAATNCCGRLIDRFCCLCFIKSCMYMNDRCVVAFTQLTAALACCEIFNCCFELCECF, from the exons ATGGAAGACGCAGAAGCTATAGAAAAACTGGCAAAATCTGAAGATGGAAAGTTTCTGAAAGGGCGCCGGATATACACATTAAAAATTCCCAAG GTTGATGGTGGCGGCACTCTTTCAGTTCGAATCAACTGGTCCCAGAGAATACCATACTTTGATGATCTCTTCTGTCTAAGTGTACCTTTCCATTTTCCAGCTTATTTAGTTCCTCCTGGCAAAAAAGTCAAGAATAGCCAAAAGATCTTATTGCATATAAATTCCGGTATTTCGTCAGAAGTTGTATGCAAACATACAAGCCATCCGATGAAG ATACTAAGGCGCGAAGTTGGCAACTTAAGTTTCTCCAATGAGGCAGAGGTCTCAGCATGGTCAAATATGGATTTCGATCTTTCATACTCA ATTTCTCCTAGTGACTTGTTTGGTGGTGTGCTACTCCAATCGCCGTCTCTTCATGATTTTGATCAAAGAGAGATGTTTTGTCTGTACATTTTTCCTGGCCAGAACCACAACCGGCAG GTTTTCAGAAAAGTAGTATTTATTATAGACATAAGTGGAAGCATGAAGGATGGTCCTATCGAGAGTACAAAGCGTGCAGTGCTTGCATCACTTTCAAAGTTGAATCCTGAAGATGCATTTAACATAATAGGGTTCAACGGAGATActaaattattttcattatcgATGGAGCAAGCAACCAAAGAAGCAATTACAAGGGCAACAGAATGGATTGACGCTAATTTAGTAACTAATGGTGGTACTAACATCCTGCTTCCGGTTGAACAG GCTATAAAGATGTTGGCTGAAACTGGCAATTCAATCCCCCTCATTTTTCTCATTACCGATGGTTCTGTTGCTAATGAGAGAGAAATATGTAATCTTGTGAAAGCTTCTTTGAAGAAGGGGAATACAATCTCTCCTCGTTTGTGTACTTTTGGTATCG GTACATTTTGTAACCATTACTTCCTACAAATGCTATCGGAAATTGGAAGAGGGATTTATGATGCTGCTTATGATGTAG ATTTGATTGATTCTCGGTTCCAGACATTATTCACAAAAGCCTCATCGCTCTTTCTCGCCAACATCACCGTGGATGCTTTCAAGCATCTTGATTCATTTGAG TTGTTTCCGACTCAAATTCCAGACCTTGCATTTGGAAGCCCATTGATAATATCAGGCCGATACAATGGAAGCTTTCCAGATTCGTTCAAAGTTAGTGGAACCTCAGCAGATATGAGCAATTCCACAATTCATCTCAAAGCTCAAAGAGCGAAAGAACTGCTTCTTGATAGG GTGCTTGCGAGACGACAAATTGATGTAGTGACTTCACATGCATGGTTATTAGAAAGCAAGGACCTCCAAGATAAG GTTGCAAAAATGAGCAAACAAACCGGGTTTCCGTCCGAGTATACGCGTTTGATTCTAATGCTGGCCACCGAAGGGAAAAAAGCTCCACTATCCATTATCTCACAAGAG ATGCGTAAGAGATTTGACTTGTCAAAGTCGAACAAGGTAGAATGGAAGGGGCAAAAGATAATTTTATTAGGGAACCAAGGCGTTGGGTTTGGGAACTTGGCCGCAACCGCCGAGAATATCCAGCCAGGTAAGGAAATAAAGCCATCTCAAGCTACAGATCTGTTGGTAAAAGCCGCTACAAATTGCTGTGGAAGATTGATCGACCGATTCTGTTGCTTGTGTTTCATAAAGTCTTGTATGTACATGAATGACAGGTGCGTTGTGGCTTTTACACAACTCACTGCCGCTCTTGCCTGCTGTGAAATCTTTAATTGCTGCTTTGAATTATGTGAATGCTTCTGA
- the LOC120086108 gene encoding von Willebrand factor A domain-containing protein 5A isoform X1, whose product MATEFSNCVEYGLHLSKRIYYGKGSAPAALARQMSRVSEDYLPTAPMVYAVIPEPTIVDNPDVPSYQPYVHGRCVPPALIPLHMNGVSMEIDCCFDTAFIGVSGTWRVHCVMAGKSCECLIAVPMGEQGSLLGVEVDVTGTSHRTELVSMEDAEAIEKLAKSEDGKFLKGRRIYTLKIPKVDGGGTLSVRINWSQRIPYFDDLFCLSVPFHFPAYLVPPGKKVKNSQKILLHINSGISSEVVCKHTSHPMKILRREVGNLSFSNEAEVSAWSNMDFDLSYSISPSDLFGGVLLQSPSLHDFDQREMFCLYIFPGQNHNRQVFRKVVFIIDISGSMKDGPIESTKRAVLASLSKLNPEDAFNIIGFNGDTKLFSLSMEQATKEAITRATEWIDANLVTNGGTNILLPVEQAIKMLAETGNSIPLIFLITDGSVANEREICNLVKASLKKGNTISPRLCTFGIGTFCNHYFLQMLSEIGRGIYDAAYDVDLIDSRFQTLFTKASSLFLANITVDAFKHLDSFELFPTQIPDLAFGSPLIISGRYNGSFPDSFKVSGTSADMSNSTIHLKAQRAKELLLDRVLARRQIDVVTSHAWLLESKDLQDKVAKMSKQTGFPSEYTRLILMLATEGKKAPLSIISQEMRKRFDLSKSNKVEWKGQKIILLGNQGVGFGNLAATAENIQPGKEIKPSQATDLLVKAATNCCGRLIDRFCCLCFIKSCMYMNDRCVVAFTQLTAALACCEIFNCCFELCECF is encoded by the exons ATGGCCACTGAGTTTTCCAACTGTGTTGAGTACGGTCTTCATTTGTCCAAGCGAATTTACTATGGAAAAGGATCGGCGCCGGCGGCTTTAGCGCGGCAGATGTCTAGAGTATCGGAGGATTACCTTCCGACGGCTCCGATGGTGTACGCCGTCATACCGGAGCCGACAATTGTGGACAATCCGGATGTTCCAAGCTACCAGCCTTACGTGCACGGGCGCTGTGTACCGCCGGCGTTGATTCCGCTGCATATGAATGGAGTTTCCATGGAAATCGATTGCTGTTTCGATACTGCGTTCATTGGCGTTAGCGGAACATGGCGCGTGCATTGCGTGATGGCAGGGAAAAGCTGTGAGTGCCTTATTGCGGTGCCGATGGGAGAGCAG GGTTCACTTCTAGGTGTTGAAGTCGATGTTACTGGAACGTCACATCGCACTGAATTAGTCTCCATGGAAGACGCAGAAGCTATAGAAAAACTGGCAAAATCTGAAGATGGAAAGTTTCTGAAAGGGCGCCGGATATACACATTAAAAATTCCCAAG GTTGATGGTGGCGGCACTCTTTCAGTTCGAATCAACTGGTCCCAGAGAATACCATACTTTGATGATCTCTTCTGTCTAAGTGTACCTTTCCATTTTCCAGCTTATTTAGTTCCTCCTGGCAAAAAAGTCAAGAATAGCCAAAAGATCTTATTGCATATAAATTCCGGTATTTCGTCAGAAGTTGTATGCAAACATACAAGCCATCCGATGAAG ATACTAAGGCGCGAAGTTGGCAACTTAAGTTTCTCCAATGAGGCAGAGGTCTCAGCATGGTCAAATATGGATTTCGATCTTTCATACTCA ATTTCTCCTAGTGACTTGTTTGGTGGTGTGCTACTCCAATCGCCGTCTCTTCATGATTTTGATCAAAGAGAGATGTTTTGTCTGTACATTTTTCCTGGCCAGAACCACAACCGGCAG GTTTTCAGAAAAGTAGTATTTATTATAGACATAAGTGGAAGCATGAAGGATGGTCCTATCGAGAGTACAAAGCGTGCAGTGCTTGCATCACTTTCAAAGTTGAATCCTGAAGATGCATTTAACATAATAGGGTTCAACGGAGATActaaattattttcattatcgATGGAGCAAGCAACCAAAGAAGCAATTACAAGGGCAACAGAATGGATTGACGCTAATTTAGTAACTAATGGTGGTACTAACATCCTGCTTCCGGTTGAACAG GCTATAAAGATGTTGGCTGAAACTGGCAATTCAATCCCCCTCATTTTTCTCATTACCGATGGTTCTGTTGCTAATGAGAGAGAAATATGTAATCTTGTGAAAGCTTCTTTGAAGAAGGGGAATACAATCTCTCCTCGTTTGTGTACTTTTGGTATCG GTACATTTTGTAACCATTACTTCCTACAAATGCTATCGGAAATTGGAAGAGGGATTTATGATGCTGCTTATGATGTAG ATTTGATTGATTCTCGGTTCCAGACATTATTCACAAAAGCCTCATCGCTCTTTCTCGCCAACATCACCGTGGATGCTTTCAAGCATCTTGATTCATTTGAG TTGTTTCCGACTCAAATTCCAGACCTTGCATTTGGAAGCCCATTGATAATATCAGGCCGATACAATGGAAGCTTTCCAGATTCGTTCAAAGTTAGTGGAACCTCAGCAGATATGAGCAATTCCACAATTCATCTCAAAGCTCAAAGAGCGAAAGAACTGCTTCTTGATAGG GTGCTTGCGAGACGACAAATTGATGTAGTGACTTCACATGCATGGTTATTAGAAAGCAAGGACCTCCAAGATAAG GTTGCAAAAATGAGCAAACAAACCGGGTTTCCGTCCGAGTATACGCGTTTGATTCTAATGCTGGCCACCGAAGGGAAAAAAGCTCCACTATCCATTATCTCACAAGAG ATGCGTAAGAGATTTGACTTGTCAAAGTCGAACAAGGTAGAATGGAAGGGGCAAAAGATAATTTTATTAGGGAACCAAGGCGTTGGGTTTGGGAACTTGGCCGCAACCGCCGAGAATATCCAGCCAGGTAAGGAAATAAAGCCATCTCAAGCTACAGATCTGTTGGTAAAAGCCGCTACAAATTGCTGTGGAAGATTGATCGACCGATTCTGTTGCTTGTGTTTCATAAAGTCTTGTATGTACATGAATGACAGGTGCGTTGTGGCTTTTACACAACTCACTGCCGCTCTTGCCTGCTGTGAAATCTTTAATTGCTGCTTTGAATTATGTGAATGCTTCTGA